The following proteins are co-located in the Calliphora vicina chromosome 2, idCalVici1.1, whole genome shotgun sequence genome:
- the LOC135952585 gene encoding uncharacterized protein LOC135952585 — protein MKHKLHCCIKNQQKSSQLPVEDLEFFLLKININAFLIFRSKTTNKKQLEMLLDAMQTHPGIACGMYKGSKEELNRFWRNLEAELNSAGPPQKSVSEWKKVWCDQKKYVRQKAGQNLKSSKGTGGGPNMEQKFSGIEEAIYNLVGMKESVEGVADKFGLGGYYKNTNKQTETNIENILEEILVADDDSNEIQKECPSQPPAKKIKKTPVGLPPQVSSADILAEEIGIQKNMLQVMKEQQQTTKKMYRSIDRLYDLKKEELQEQKRHNLVMEKLRLTEVQDKIEKNRRLLELENLKYNVNQKR, from the exons ATGAAGCATAAATTACattgttgtataaaaaatcaacaaaaatcttCCCAACTACCCGTAGAAGATTTAGAA ttttttttattaaaaataaatattaatgcaTTCCTTATTTTCAGGTCTAAAACAACTAATAAGAAACAGTTGGAGATGCTTCTGGATGCAATGCAAACCCACCCAGGTATTGCTTGTGGGATGTATAAAGGAAGCAAGGAGgaattaaatagattttggcGCAATTTGGAGGCAGAATTGAATTCTGCAGGGCCACCACAAAAAAGTGTTTCGGAGTGGAAGAAG GTATGGTGTGATCAAAAAAAGTATGTTCGGCAGAAGGCCGGGCAAAACCTCAAATCAAGTAAAGGAACTGGTGGAGGCCCGAATATGGAGCAGAAGTTTTCTGGTATTGAGGAGGCCATTTACAACTTGGTTGGGATGAAGGAGTCGGTTGAAGGTGTAGCCGACAAGTTTGGATTAGGcggttattataaaaacaccaacaaacaaacagaaacaaatattgaaaatatattggAGGAAATTTTAGTGGCCGACGATGATTCAAATGAAATACAGAAAGAGTGTCCATCTCAGCCACCggcgaaaaaaattaaaaagacacCAGTTGGACTGCCCCCACAGGTTTCCTCTGCCGATATCCTTGCAGAAGAAATCGGTATTCAAAAGAATATGCTGCAAGTAATGAAAGAGCAGCAACaaaccaccaaaaaaatgtatcGTTCCATAGACCGGCTTTACGACTTGAAGAAAGAGGAATTACAAGAGCAAAAGCGCCATAATTTGGTAATGGAAAAGTTAAGGCTTACTGAAGTTCaggataaaattgaaaaaaacagaAGACTGTTAGAGTTGGAAAATTTGAAATACAACGTGAATCAGAAGAGATAA
- the LOC135950348 gene encoding putative nuclease HARBI1, producing the protein MFSVAVRIVAEEAEAEEQQQSKNVQRIARRELRDDSNPLELPQTLFEKYYRVNKPAFTYLLDVLTSHCQPRMKSFAVSPLVKLSATLRFFAEGGYQTGIGKDCDVSLAQCSLSKVLTEVIDIFEEHLCTNWITFPKTDEEKRKIALAMYIKNGIPSVMGCVDGTHVRIIAPSNNKHLYYNRKGYYSLNVMLVCDHELRILYVDASHPGACHDSFIWNTGELRLHLEQEYLRGCNNYWLLGDAGYPLEPWLMTPHRTPEEGSAAMKFNEIHVKARNVIERTNGDRWRCTIGARELHYAPKKAAKIINVCCALHNICIYFKCNTIANDMDNLDHFSIQESDVVSLASQQYLSAAQNIRNNIGNNL; encoded by the exons atgtttagtgTAGCAGTTCGAATAGTAGCTGAAGAAGCAGAAGCTGAAGAACAGCAACAATCCAAAAATGTTCAAAGGATTGCAAGAAGAGAGTTGCGTGATGACTCAAACCCACTTGAGTTGCCGCAAACATT GTTTGAAAAGTATTACAGGGTGAATAAGCCGGCCTTTACATATCTGCTGGATGTGTTAACGTCGCACTGTCAGCCTAGAATGAAGTCGTTCGCAGTATCCCCACTAGTGAAACTAAGTGCAACATTGCGTTTCTTTGCCGAAGGTGGGTACCAAACAGGTATAGGGAAAGATTGCGACGTGTCCCTGGCTCAATGTAGTCTGAGCAAAGTCCTAACAGAAGTGATAGACATATTTGAAGAGCATCTATGTACAAATTGGATAACTTTCCCTAAAACTGatgaagaaaaaagaaaaatagctTTGGCAATGTATATAAAGAACGGCATTCCTAGTGTTATGGGATGCGTTGACGGCACGCATGTCCGTATTATTGCTCCCTCTAATAATAAGCATTTGTATTATAACAGGAAGGGGTACTACAGTTTAAATGTAATGCTG GTATGTGATCATGAGCTGAGGATTCTATACGTTGATGCTTCCCATCCTGGTGCGTGCCATGATTCATTTATTTGGAATACCGGCGAATTGCGACTACATCTTGAGCAGGAATATCTGAGAGGCTGCAACAATTATTGGCTGCTTG gcGACGCAGGATATCCTCTGGAACCGTGGCTTATGACACCTCATAGAACTCCAGAGGAGGGATCGGCCGcaatgaaatttaatgaaattcatGTAAAGGCCCGCAATGTAATTGAGCGTACCAATGGAGATAGATGGAGGTGCACAATTGGTGCTAGAGAGCTGCACTACGCTCCAAAAAAGGCAgcgaaaataataaatgtttgttgTGCGTTGCATAACATctgcatttattttaaatgcaataCAATTGCAAATGATATGGACAATTTAGATCATTTTTCTATACAAGAGAGTGATGTTGTGTCCTTAGCCTCACAACAGTATTTGTCTGCAGCCCAAAATATTAGGAATAATATtggaaataatttataa